In Thermodesulfobacteriota bacterium, the genomic stretch TGGCCGGGTGGATGAGCGCCTTCTGAACGCGGTTTATGACTTTCCCCCTCATGGGGTCCACCTCCGATATGGTCTCTATGGTGTCGCCGAAGAACTCGAAGCGCAGCGCCGTCTCTCCCTCGTAAGCCGGGAAGACCTCCACCGTGTCGCCCCTCACGCGGAACGTGCCACGGTGGAAGTCGTAGTCGTTCCGGTCGTAGCGCATATCGATGAGCTTTCTCAGGAATTCGTCCCTCCCGGCCTCCATGTCCTTTTCGGCGTAGAGGTGGATCTTGCCGTAGTCGTCCGGCGAGCCGATGCCGTAGATGCAGGAGACCGAGGCGACGATGATGACGTCCCGGCGGGTCAGGAGAGAGTGGGTGGACGAGTGGCGGAGCTTGTCTATCTCGTCGTTTATCGAGGCGTCCTTCTCGATGTAGACGTCCGATGCAGGGACGTAGGCCTCGGGCTGGTAGTAGTCGTAGTAGGAGACGAAGTACTCGACGGCGTTCTCCGGGAAGAGGTCGCGGAACTCGGCGAAGAGCTGGGCGGCGAGGGTCTTATTGGGCGCCATGACGAGCGCGGGCCTGCCCATGGCCTCTATCACGTTGGCCACGGTAAAGGTCTTGCCCGAGCCCGTGACACCGAGGAGTGTCTGGTGGCTCCTGCCCTCTTCGATGCCCCTTATGAGCTCCTCTATGGCCCCGGGCTGGTCGCCGCCGGGGGTGAACTCGCTCGTGAGCCTGAACGGAGAGTTTCCTTTACGCCTTGTTCCCATCCTTGAAATTCTAACGGATTACCCGACGATTTACAATGGCCACGAAGTTGTCAGGCCATAAAACTGTTCTATTTTCAGCTACTTTGTGGTATTAAATACCACTACTTTATGGGAAAAACGGAAAAAAGGGAAAAAAGGGGAGTATGGACTACAAAGACAGCTTGAACCTGCCGAAGACCGAGTTCCAGATGAAGGCCTCTCTGCCGAAGACCGAGCCCGAGGCCATAAGGCGCTGGGACGGCGAGGGGCTCTACAGGAAGATCATGGAGGCCGGAAAGGGGAGGGAAAAGTACACCCTCCACGACGGCCCGCCCTACGCCAACGGCAGGATACACATGGGCCACACGCTCAACAAGATACTCAAGGATATCGTCGTGAAGAGCAGGTTCATGTCGGGTTTTTCCACGGACTACGTGCCCGGATGGGACTGCCACGGCCTGCCCATAGAGCTGCAGGTGGAAAAGGATCTCGGGAAGAAGAAGGAGGAGAGAGGGAAAAACCTGTCCAAGCCCGAGATAAGGAAGCAATGCAGGGAGTACGCCGGGAAGTACGTGGAGATCCAGCGCGAGGAGTTCAAGAGGCTCGGTATCTTCGGCCAGTGGGACGAGCCTTATCTGACGATGGACTTTTCCTACCAGGCCGCTATCATGAGGGAACTGGGAAAGGTCCACGCCGCGGGGCTCGTCTACCCCGGCAAGAAACCGGTCCACTGGTGCGCCTCATGCCGTACCGCGCTCGCCGAGGCAGAGGTCGAGTACGCGGACAAGGAGTCTCCGTCGGTCTTCGTCAAGTTCCGGGTAAAGGACTCCAAAGGGAAGTTTCCGGGTGACAGGGATACATACCTCCTCATATGGACGACGACGCCCTGGACCCTACCGGCGAACCTCGCAGTAGCGGTCCATCCGGAGATAAACTATAAGTCCGTAAAGGTCGGCGAAGAGGTCTGGGTCCTTGCCGAAGAGCTCGTGGGGCCGTGTATGGAGAAGTTCGGCATAGAAAAATACGAGCCCCTTGATAGTATCGCCGGAAGCGAGCTCGAAGGCATAGTCTGCACCCATCCCTTCATAGACCGGGAGTCGAAAGTCCTGACGGCCGGGTTCGTAACCACCGAGGCGGGCACGGGCTGCGTGCACATAGCGCCGGGCCACGGGCAGGACGACTACCAGCTGGGCTTGAGGCACGGCCTCGATACCTACGCCCCGGTCGATAACTACGGTAAGTTCACAAAGGAGTTTCCGGAGTTTGAGGGCCAGTTCGTCTTCAAGGCCAACAGCGGGATAAACGCGCTCATGCAGGAAAAGGGCGTGCTCATAAAAGAGGAGAAAATCTCGCACTCATACCCGCACTGCTGGAGGTGCAAGAAACCGATTATCTTCCGCGCCACGGAGCAGTGGTTCGTTTCAATGGAGGAGAAAGATTTGAGGAAGCGGACACTCGAGGCCATAGATAAAGTAGAGTGGATACCGTCCTGGGGCAGGGACCGGATATACGGGATGATAGAGAAAAGGCCCGACTGGTGCCTGTCGCGCCAGAGGGCGTGGGGCGTGCCCATACCCGCGCTTAACTGCAAGGGCTGCGACAATACGTTCCTCGACAAGAAGGTGATAGACCACATGGCCGAAGCCTTCGAAAAGGAGGGCGCGGACATATGGTTCGAGAGGGGGGTAGGTGAGCTAGTCCCTTCCGGCGTTAAGTGCCCGGAATGCGGGGGGACGGAGTTCCATAAGGAAGAGGACATACTCGACGTATGGTTCGACTCGGGGGTGAGCTTCGCCGCCGTAACGGAGAAGAGGGAAAATCTGAAAAGCCCGGCCGACCTCTACCTCGAGGGGAGCGACCAGCACAGGGGCTGGTTCCACTCTTCTCTGCTCGCTTCGATGGCCACGAGGAACAGGCCGCCTTACGGCGCGGTCCTCACACACGGCTTCGTCGTGGACGGCAAGGGCAGGAAGATGAGCAAGTCGCTCGGTAACGTCATGGCCCCGCAGAAGGTGATAGACAGGTACGGGGCCGAGGTGCTGAGGCTCTGGGTCGCCGGAGAAGACTACCGCGAGGACATACGCATCTCCGAGGAGACGTTAAAGAGGCTCTCCGAGGCCTACAGGAGGATAAGGAACACGTTCCGCTACATACTCGGGAACCTCTACGACTTCGACCCGGAAAAGGATTCCGTCGCTTACGACGAGCTCGGCGAACTCGACCGCCTCACCCTCCACAGGCTCGAGGTGCTATCGAGGCGGGTCTTGAAGGCGTACGACGAGTTCGAGTTCCACACGATATACCACGCGGTCCATAACTTCTGCTCGGTGGACCTTAGCTCCTTCTACCTCGACATAATAAAGGACAGGCTCTATACGTCGAAGGCGGATTCAAAGGAGAGGCGCGCGGCACAGACCATCATATATAACGTGCTCGACCGGCTTCTTCGTCTTACCGCCCCTTTGCTGGTCTTTACCACGGACGAGGCCTGGGGTTTTATCCCGGGAAAGAGGGAGGAGAGCGTGCACCTCTCAGGGTTTTCCGAGCCGAGGGAAGAGTGGCTCGACGACGGGCTCGCGGAGAAGTGGGAAAAACTCTTAAGGGTAAAGGACGAGCTGTCGAGGGCGCTTGAGGAGGCCCGGAAAGCGAAGGTAATAGGGCACTCTCTGGACGCGAAGGTCACGGTCGTTCCGACCCCGGAGCTCAAAGAGCTACTCACCGAAGAGGCCGGGACGTTGAAGGAGATGCTTATAGTTTCCCAGCTCGAACTCTCGGACGCTCCGCCGGAAGGGGGAGAAGGGGCGTCCGAGTTCCCGGAGATACAGGGCCTCAAAGCCTCGATAGGCAAGGCCGACGGTGAGAAGTGCGAGAGGTGCTGGAACTACAGCCCCACCGTCGGGGAGAGCTCCGAACACCCCGCCGTCTGCGAGAGATGCCTGAAGGCCCTGACATAAGAAGGATAAGGCTCATAGCGCTTACCGTCGGTACCGTCGCGGTACTGGACCAGCTTACCAAGTTAATCGTGGCCCACTACCTTTTTCCCGGCGAGACGGTGGAGGTCATACCCGGTCTCTTCAACCTCGTCTACTGGAAGAACCCCGGCGCGGCCTTCGGGATATTCAAGGACGGAGGGCTTTTGAGGACGCTCTTCCTTATCGGGGTTTCGGTCGCGGCCCTCGTCCTGATAGGCATACTCTTAAGGCAGTCCACGGACACCTTTACCGACCTCTCCCTTTCTCTTATAGCGGGCGGCGCGGTGGGGAACACCATAGACAGGGTACTGCTCGGGGAGGTGGTGGACTTCCTGGACTTCCACGCGGGCGGGTGGCACTGGCCGGCCTTCAACGTGGCCGACTCTGCCATAACGGTGGGGGTAACTCTGGCGCTGATAAGCTTTTACTTTAAGGGGGCGGGGAAAGCCGATGGCCCCGATAACACTGATACGGGTGGATGAGGGCGTAAAGAAGGCCGGAGCCTCCCCCCTCTAGTAGTATACGGGCAGTCTTTTAAGCTCTTCCTCCACGAAGTCCTGGATGGTCTGCTGGTCCTCGGCGGAGATGGATACGAACGATACGCCGGCCCCGACGAAGAGATTGTTCGTGGCGTCCGACGGGGTCGACCACTTGACGGTCGCATCGAGGCTGAATGTCCTCTCCGTGCCGGGGAGTGCGAACTTGAGGCCCACCGCCGCATTCGGAGGGAGCTCCTTGGTCGTGTGAAGGAAGATGCCCGTAGCGCTTATGTTGAGCAGGAACCCGTTATGGGTGGCGTCGCCTACGGTCAGGACCACCGGGGCCGCCACCGGCACCCTGTACTTCTTCCTTCCGTGGGTGTCGTCCTTGTAGAGCACCTCGTTTATCGTGTAGACCACCTGCTCCGGGGTAAAGCCCTTTATTAGAAGCCCCTCCGAGCCGAGGGACCGGAGGCGTTCGATGACGGCGACCGGCTCGTAGACCCCGGTTATCGTGAGCAGCGGGACCTTGCCGATGTAGCCGTTCTCCCCCATCCACTCCATGACCTTGAAGCCGTCGAGCTCGGGCATGTGGAGGTCGAGGATGAGGAGGTCCGTCTCTTCCTTGCCTTCCTGCAGGTCCTTTATAACTTCTTTCCCGTCGCCCGCGAGCCTTACCTTGTGCCCGGCTGCCATGAGTATAGTGCTGAGCTTTATCTTGAAGAAGATAGAGTCGTCGGCGAGCAGGATATTTTTAGGCTTGTTCGTAATCATGGCAACCCCCAAAAAATAATTATACCACGACACCGAGGCGATTTGTAGCCAAAAAGTCGAGGCACCATGATGGTGTTTTAATCTCATGACGGCCGCCGGGGTGCGAGATAGCAATGCTGTATTGGGCCGCTTATGACATTAACCGTGCGGCAGCACCTTAACCTTTAAACTTCTTGGACTTCTTAAACTTTGTAGTATCGTTGAGAGGTGTGGGACAAGTAGTATTGCAAAGAGGCGAAGACGCGCGGGCCGTAGCCCGTGTAGGCTAATACCCGGCTAAATTTTTAGCCTCGGCCTCGACGAATTTTTCTATCGCCTTCCGGTCGTCGGTGTCTATGAAGGTGAACATAATGCCCGCGCCGGAGAAAAGGCTCCTGGCGGTCCTCCCCCGGGAGGACCACCTTACCATGCCCTCGGCCTCGATAGTCCTGTCGGAGTCGGGAAGCGAAAACGCGTGCTGCACGACCGTTCCCGGCTTGAGCTCTTTTTTCGTGTGCAGGAACAGCCCTCCGGGGCTTATGTTGAGGAGGAAGCTCTTGAGGATGGCGTCCTTCACGGAATAGTCGACCTGCATGGATACCGGGACCCTCGGAGCGGACCTCTTCGAGGAGTGGCTTTTTTCGGGGAATAGGAGGGTGTTTACCTGAAAGACGATCTTCTCGGGGGAAAAGTCCTTTGTCCAGACCTTCCTTACCCCGAGCCGCGCGAGGCGCTCCTTTACCTCCCCCGGGTCGTATGCGCCCGTTATCACCATAACCGGGAAGCTGCCGTAGAGGTTGTTTTTCTTGATCCACTCGAGCACCCCGAAGCCGTCGAGTTCGGGCATCTGGAGGTCGAGTATAAGGAGGTCCACGCCGCCGGGGGAGGCCTGTATCTTTTCCACGGCCTCCTGCCCGTCATTGGCGGACTCGACGTTGTGTCCCCCCTCGGCCAGTATGTCCGCAACTTTCGTACGGAAGAATACGGAGTCGTCTACGAGGAGAATATTTTTTGCACTCTGCGTTACCATAAACCCGCGGAACCCCCTGGTGTGCTACGAAGTTGTGATAGCTATTATAGATTATAATAGAGACGGATTTGGATTGCAAGGAAAAAGTTGCCCTTTCGGGCAGGAAAAAAAGGGGAGGAAAATCAGTCGGTTTTGGCCTTTTCGGGGTTTTCCCAGGTGGCGTACTTACATTTGGGGTAGTTGGAGCAGCCGTAAAAGAGCCGTCCCCTCTTGGATTGCTTCTCATTGAGCGTCCCGCCGCAGCCTTCCTCGGGGCAGGGGACCCCGGTTGAGAGGGGCTGGGTGCTCTTGCAGTCGGGGTAGTTAGAGCAGGCGAGGAAGCGGCCGTAACGGCCGGTCTTTACGACCATGGCCCCCCCGCACTTCGAGCAGTCTCCGCGGATCTCCTCGACCCGCTCAACGACTTCTACCTTCCCGGATTCGTCGGCCTTGAAATCCTTTGTGTTCTTGCACTCCGGGTATCCGGGACAGGCCAGGAACTTCCCTCTCCTCCCCCACTTTATGACCATCAGTTTACCGCACTTATCGCAGGTGATATCGGTGGGGACCTCTTCTCCCTTCACGCCCTTGATGGAGGTCTTGGCCTTATCGAGGCTCTCTTTGAACGGGCCGTAGAACTCTTTCATAAGGTCGAGCCAGGCCGTCTTGCCCTCCTCGATACTGTCGAGCTCCTCTTCGAGGTGCGCGGTAAACTCCACGTCGAGGATCTTGGGAAAGCCCTCCACCAGCATGTTGGTGACGAGAAAGCCGAGTTCGGTCGGGGAGAGCCGGTTTTTTTCCTTTACCACGTATTCCCGGTCCTGGATGGTCGAGAGGATGGAGGCGTATGTGGAGGGCCTGCCTATACCGTTCTCCTCGAGCTGCTTTACCAGCGTGGCCTCGCTGAACTTCGGCGGCGGCTGGGTGAAGTGCTGTCCGGGAGTGATCTCCTTTGGCTTCAGCGCCTGCCCTTCGCCAAGGACGGGCAACTTCTTCTCCCCTTCTTCGGTCTCGTCGTCCCTGCCTTCCTCGTAGACCGCCGTGAAGCCCGGGAACTTTACGACCGAGCCGTTCGCCTGGAAGAGGTAGCGCCCGGCGGTTATGCCCACGGCCGTCTGGTCGAGCAGGGCCGGCCGCATCTGCGAGGCGACGAACCGGTTCCATATGAGCTGGTAGAGCCTCCACTGGTCCCTCTGAAGGAGGGGCTTTACGACCTCCGGAGTGTACTTCAAGTATGTGGGCCTTATGGCCTCGTGGGCCTCCTGGGCGCCCTTCCTGCTCTTGTAGAAGTTGGGCTTGGCGGGGAGGTAGTCGGCCCCGTACTTCTTCTCTATGAAACCCCTTACCGAGGCGAGGGCTTCGTTCGATACCCTGGGCGAGTCGGTACGCATGTAGGTTATAAGCCCCACCGGCCCCTCATCCCCCATCTCTATCCCCTCGTAGAGCCGCTGGGCCAGCATCATGGTCTTTTTCGCCGAATAGGAGAGCTTCCTTGCCGCCTCCTGCTGGAGCTTGCTCGTTATGAACGGCGGGAGAGGGTTCTTCTTCCTCTCCTTCCTGGTGATGGCGGTTATCTCGAACCCCGCCCCCTTGAGCTCCTTCAGAATCGATTGGGCCTCGTCCTCGTTCTTTACATCTATTTTTTTATTGTCCCTCTTTGCGAGCTTTGCCTCGAACTTTTCGAAGTCGGCGATTATGGACCAGTACTCCCTGGGTTTGAACGCCTTTATCTCTTCCTCCCTCTCGCAGATAAGCCTTACGGCCACGGACTGGACCCTGCCGGCGCTCAGCCCGCGACGTATCTTGTCCCACAGTATGGGGCTCACCTGATAGCCGACGAGCCGGTCGAGGATACGCCTGGCCTGCTGCGCCTCGAACTTGTTCCTGTCCAACTCCGTCGGGTTCTCTATGGCCTCCTTCACGGCCTTTTCGGTAATCTCGTTAAAGAGGACCCGGAAGATACTCCCTTTCTTCCCGTTAATCTCTTCGGCTATGTGCCAGGCTATGGCCTCCCCCTCCCTGTCGGGGTCCGGCGCGAGGTAGACCTTGTCCGCCTTCTTGCCGGCCTTCTTGAGGTCGGCCAGGGTCTTGCCCTTGCCCTTTATCTTGACGTAGTTGGGCCGGAAGTCGTTCTCTATGTCCACGCCGAGCTCGCTCTTGGGCAGGTCCTTTACGTGTCCGACCGACGCCATTACGGTAAAGTTCTTTCCGAGGAACTTATTGAGCGTCCTTGCCTTTGCCGGCGACTCGACTATGACCAGTGATTTTGCCATTTTTTTCCGTTTCGTCCTATTGTCTTAGAATTTTTTAAAAAACAGTTTCCCGGGTTGCTGCTCCACGAACCCCTTTAGCTCCATCTCCAGGAGCGTTGCCGAGGCTTTTTGGACCGGCATTCCGGCCCTCTCCGCTATACGGTCTATGTGCAGCGGCTCGTCGCCCAGGAGCGCCATAATCGCACTGCCCTCGGGGCCGAGGGCGTCGGCGGCGGGGGCGGCGGGACGCTCGGGCTTTCGTTCCGGCACGGCAAGCGATAGGGCGTTTAAGATATCGTCCGCGTTCTCCACGAGCGAGGCCCCGTCCTTTATGAGCTTGTTCGCGCCCGCGCTCTTCTCGCTTGTGGCCTTGCCCGGAAGCGAGAAGACCTCCCTTCCCTCGTCAAGCGCGAGCCGGGCGGTCATCATGGCCCCGCTTCTGGCCGGCGCCTCCACCACCAGGACCCCCAGAGCGAGGCCGCTTATTATCCTGTTCCTCCGGGGGAAGTTCTGCGCCAGCGGCGGCGTTCCAAAGGGGAACTCGCTTATGAGCAGCCCCTTTGCCGCGATCTCATTGTAAAGACCCTCGTTCTCCCCGGGGTAGACGCGGTCTATGCCCGTGCCGAGCACCGCCGCGGTCTTACCCCCCCCACCCCCCCCGTCGAGCGCCCCCCTGTGTGCCGCCGAATCGCAACCCCTCGCCATGCCGCTTATGACGACCACACCCGCCCGGGCCAGGTCCCTTGAGACGGCCGCGGCCATCCTGAGCCCGTAGTGAGTCGCGCGCCGTGTGCCGACTACCGCGACGACGGGAAGCTCCCTATCGTAAGGGGTGCCCTTCAGGTAAAGAAAAAGGGGCGGGTTGTGAATGTGACGGAGCGGTTCCGGATACTCTCCGTCTTTTATCGTTAAGAGCGTTACGCCGTGCTCTTCTATAAGGTCCAACTCCCTCTCGACCCATTCCCAGTCGGACCTCTTTAACCTGCGCGCAATATTAACGGCAGGGTTGTTTCCCCTGCCCCCCCTGCCCCCCTTGCCGCTAAAGATATCTTTTGCGTCTTTTGCTTCTTCGACGGCCTCTTTCAGGGCCGTCCTCTCCACACCCCTGACTCTCCCCATCCCCCTGCCCAGGGCGAGCCAGTATTTAAGCCTCTCCCTGTCCACCTTGCGTCGCGGGGGGACGGTCCGTCCCGTTCACTCCGAGGGCCCGGAGGTGCTTATGTAATCGCCCACGACTATGGAGATTGTGCTGTCCAACACCAAACAGGTCGAGGTGTTGTCCCCGGTGTCTATCACGAGCGCGGAGCCGAGCCTTTTCGGGGGCAGGGGGATCAGCTTTTTCCTGTCCAGGGGGTCTTTAGCCGCCTTCCTCTCCCGGTATACCCCGAGGACGTTACCCACCTGGAGCCCGTCCTCGGCGCCCTTGTCCACGTACATGACGTCGTTTTCGGAGAGCTCGTTCCTTCCCTCTATGCCGGCTACTATAATACTATCGATATCACCGGCCGTATCGACCAGCTTCACCTCATTAACGAGTTCTTTGAAGGGCAGGATTTTCATCCCCACCAGTATCTCCTTATAGACGCTATCTATCCTGCCCTCTATGGCCTCGTCGGCCTTCGTTATCGTAAGGTTTCCGACATTCTCCACGATGTTGCCCATAAAGCGTTTCGTTTCCGGGTGGAACACCTCTTTGCCCACGGAGAATATAGTGAACCGCTTCCCCTCAAAGATCTGGTCCGGGTCCTCAAACGAAAGGAAGAGCTCGTCGCCTGCGACCATAAGCAACTTTTCGTCGTCCTTGCCGGCGGCTATGGCGCCGCTATCACCAAGCTCTTCCTTCGAGACAAAGCCGCTCCTCTTTATAGATTGGGAGCTTATTTTCTTTACGTCCGGAGGGGTCGGGATAGAGGGCTCCTCGACGGCCTCGGGCTCCGGCTGTGAAGGCGGAGTGGGCGGCACCAGCTTTGTCTCGGGCAAGAGCGGCTTCACCGGGAGGCCCGCGATATCGTCCGGTGTCAGCACTTCAATGCCGTCGGGCGTTATCCTTACGATATTGCCGGGGTATATCAGGTGGGGGTTCTTTATGTATGGATTGCGCTTCCAGAGGTGCGGCCATCTGAAGGGGTCGTTAAAGAACTTTTCGGAGATGTCCCAGAGGGTGTCACCCTTTTTTATCGTGTGATAAACAGCCTCCCCCTCTTTGACCTCTTCCGCCGCGGTGACGACCGGGGCCAGTGTCACAACAGCCGCGCATAGAAAAGCGAAAAGTTTTTGCATCATGGGCTTCCCTTCTTCAGTTTAAGGGTGAGATCTCTTCGAGTTTCTCCCCTGCCTTGTCAGCCGCCCCGGATTCGGGGTAGAGCTTGATAATTCTTTTAAGCACGGAGCTCGCCTTCCCGGCCTCGTGGAGTTCGATATGGGAGAAAGCGACCTTCAGCAAGGCGTCCGGGGCCTTGTTCTCCCCGGGGTATCTCTCCGCCACTTCGTTGAACTTCGCCAGGGCCTTTTCGTAATCTCCCTCGGAGTAATATGCCTCTCCGGACCAGTAAAGGGCGTTGTCCGCGAGGTTGTGGATCGGGAACTCTTCAACAAGCCGCGAGAACACCTTCCTCGCCCTTTCGTACTTGCCGGCGATAAAGAGGTCCTGCCCCCTGCTGTAGAGCTGTTCCGGGCTCGGGCCCTTACCTCCGCCCGTCACCTCACGCTCCTCGGCCGCCGGTTTCTTTTCGGTAAGCTTTACTACCTTGAGCCCTTTCGGCGGTGCGGTCGAGAACCCCTCGGCCCCGGACTCTCCGGCCGACCCCCCGACGGCCTCCCTGTTGGCTTCAACCTTTTCCTGAAGCAGGAGGAACTTGTTATTAAGCTCGTCGAGCCTGTCGTTTATTTTATCGACGGAGTCACGGAGCTCCACCACGGGCGTCGGTTTTTTCGCCACCGCCGCCGTCCCCCCCACCGGTTGTGGACGGGTCCCTTCCGGAAGGGTGGCACAGCCGCCCGCGGCAAGGGCCATGGCCGCCAAAAAAATTTTTACAGTACGTATCAATTCATCTCATCAGTATACGCCGGGCAAACCGGGCAGACCGCTCCGGCATGGGGGTAAAGACCCCTTAACCGACGTTCCGTTCAAAGGGTAATCCTCTTTTGCTTTTTTTGTCAAGAGGAATTTCTTCACCCAGCATCTTATCCATCGCTTTTAAGAGCTCTGTTTTGCCCTCACCACCGGTCGCCGAGAACGTAAGCAGGCCGTCGAAACCGAGAGACTTCTTTATGGCAATGATGCGGTTTGAGAGCTTGTTTTTCGAAAACTTATCACTCTTGGTAAGGACGGTAAGGAGCGGTATTTCCAACTCCTCGATCCACCGGTAGAGCTCGAACTCCGGTTTGCCCGGGTCCCTCCTGGAGTCGAGGATTACGACCGCGCCCCTGAGCCCTGAGCTCTCCGTGAAGTACTGCTCTATTGTCTGCTTCCAGCCTTTCCGTTCCCTGAGCGGCACCTTCGCGTAGCCGTAGCCGGGCAGGTCCACGAGGTAGAAGGAGCCGTTTATTCTGTAGAAGTTTATCGTTCTCGTCTTCCCCGGCGTGGAGCTGGTCTTTGCCAGACCCTTTCTGCCGACGAGCGTGTTTATGAGCGACGACTTCCCTACGTTGCTCTTTCCCACGAGCGCTATCTCCGGCAGGCCGTCGGCCGGATACTGTGAGCTCCGGACCGCGCTCGTAGTGAACTCTGCGGAACGTATCTTCATCTTTGCCGGTACGCGGCGAGTCTATCCGGTTACGGAGACCACCTCTTCGTAGGTGGTCTCCCCTTCGAGCATCTTCCGTATCGCGCCCTCCCGGAGCGTA encodes the following:
- the yihA gene encoding ribosome biogenesis GTP-binding protein YihA/YsxC — its product is MKIRSAEFTTSAVRSSQYPADGLPEIALVGKSNVGKSSLINTLVGRKGLAKTSSTPGKTRTINFYRINGSFYLVDLPGYGYAKVPLRERKGWKQTIEQYFTESSGLRGAVVILDSRRDPGKPEFELYRWIEELEIPLLTVLTKSDKFSKNKLSNRIIAIKKSLGFDGLLTFSATGGEGKTELLKAMDKMLGEEIPLDKKSKRGLPFERNVG